A region from the Methylocella sp. genome encodes:
- a CDS encoding cytochrome P450 has product MRVLRKNPIETWTRAHFELPILVGPSILGTIAAVNDPAAIRRVLLDNAANYRKDDLQKRLLGEGLRDGLLVVEGEDWRVQRRTLAPLFTPKTVASFASATTAAAQDLVARWLRLREGRIFDLQPEMARVTLDVLGRTIFSDGLGRDPTKFTGALSRYFRTLGRIDPFDLLDFPDWMPRWSKLNSNKALEFFADAVDAIIARRKRLLAADKAGAPRDILTLLLEAEDPETGVGLSSVEVGANIATFIGAGHETTANALIWSLFLLSMSEEWRLRLAAEADAVLPGPVEAYADRLIETKAVIEEAMRLYPPVASMSRQAMGPDDLAGRRIRKGALVIISQWVLHRHRLLWDEPGSFDPNRFMPGAREKIDRFAYLPFGAGPRVCIGASFALQEATIILAHILRSFSLEVKKNYEVRPVQHITLRPEGGLPMVLRRRKV; this is encoded by the coding sequence ATGCGGGTTTTGCGGAAAAACCCCATCGAGACTTGGACGAGGGCGCATTTCGAGCTGCCCATTCTCGTTGGCCCGTCCATCCTCGGCACGATCGCTGCGGTTAACGATCCAGCTGCGATTCGCCGGGTTCTACTCGACAACGCCGCCAATTATCGCAAGGACGACCTGCAGAAGCGCCTGCTGGGGGAGGGGCTTCGCGATGGTCTCCTTGTTGTCGAAGGCGAGGATTGGCGGGTGCAAAGGCGCACGCTGGCCCCGCTTTTCACGCCAAAAACCGTGGCGTCTTTTGCTTCCGCCACCACCGCCGCGGCGCAGGATCTCGTCGCGCGCTGGCTGCGCCTGCGCGAGGGGCGAATTTTCGATCTCCAGCCGGAAATGGCGCGGGTGACCTTGGACGTGCTCGGCCGCACGATTTTTTCTGATGGACTAGGGCGCGATCCAACCAAATTCACCGGCGCGCTCAGCCGCTATTTTCGAACGCTCGGCCGGATCGATCCGTTCGATCTGCTCGATTTTCCCGATTGGATGCCGCGCTGGAGCAAGCTGAACAGCAACAAGGCGCTCGAATTCTTCGCGGATGCGGTCGACGCCATCATCGCGAGGCGCAAACGTCTTCTCGCAGCGGACAAAGCCGGAGCGCCGCGCGATATTTTGACCCTGCTGCTGGAAGCCGAGGACCCGGAAACCGGCGTCGGTTTGAGCAGCGTGGAGGTCGGGGCCAATATCGCAACTTTTATCGGCGCGGGTCACGAGACGACGGCCAACGCCCTGATCTGGTCGCTGTTTCTGCTTTCGATGTCGGAGGAATGGCGCTTGCGGCTCGCGGCGGAGGCTGACGCCGTTTTGCCGGGACCCGTGGAGGCATATGCCGATAGGCTGATAGAGACCAAAGCGGTGATCGAAGAAGCGATGCGGCTTTATCCGCCCGTCGCCAGCATGAGCCGGCAGGCGATGGGCCCAGATGATCTCGCCGGCCGGCGCATTCGCAAGGGCGCGCTGGTTATAATATCGCAATGGGTGCTGCACCGCCATCGGCTGCTTTGGGATGAGCCTGGCAGCTTTGATCCGAACCGCTTTATGCCGGGCGCGCGGGAAAAAATCGACCGCTTCGCCTATCTGCCCTTCGGAGCCGGGCCGAGAGTCTGCATCGGCGCGTCTTTCGCTTTGCAGGAGGCGACTATCATCCTCGCTCATATCCTGCGGTCGTTTTCACTGGAAGTTAAGAAGAATTACGAGGTGAGGCCGGTGCAGCACATCACCTTGCGGCCTGAGGGCGGCCTTCCGATGGTTTTGCGCCGCCGGAAGGTTTGA
- a CDS encoding helix-turn-helix domain-containing protein encodes MTHAFAHYKAAPAPQPGVLAVEETAFYLRISKAGVWRLLRDGKLPRTRIGGRTLIRKVDVDAFLAKCAGASS; translated from the coding sequence ATGACTCACGCCTTTGCACATTATAAAGCCGCGCCGGCTCCGCAGCCCGGCGTCTTGGCAGTTGAAGAAACAGCATTTTACCTCCGCATCTCGAAAGCGGGCGTTTGGCGGTTGCTACGAGACGGGAAGCTCCCGCGTACTCGCATCGGCGGCCGCACCTTAATCCGAAAAGTTGATGTGGACGCGTTCCTGGCAAAATGCGCGGGCGCATCATCGTGA
- a CDS encoding primase-helicase family protein, which translates to MSPPTPMLRSTPIISAPPPRAILEPAKPLKVRADVAEKATRAPVHPASAPASLQRADEPADLTPEQRKDFKELANTYLQQGHAGRLAWAFQAGLPELEAVASRGATPSQDLCARIGYALVTDCLPPAPDIDDAEVQVTFGKSKTDNSAASRKTLSPTALLELVTRHREGLKDGPCVIPATFRGPTRAKSAAERIDIMMLDLDTGALPIDEIEKRLRGLGLAAAIASTYSHMTTEYKAKKADWSKFLAGHPGEGAPEFLRLLGYASAVCAGATVVRIDDGEEGFVHFRHGPCAKFRVTLLLARPWLAADYKTEGKPDQNKANEAWEALYRNTAAALGFEFDRSCIDPSHLFFLPRHPPGGPKPVSRIIHGRTLDPWALPDATKPIAAPEQARGKGTRRDALWSDKETGEVIDLVKWAAEFGPRFKIVDALRSRVPDVFVEHVSEGKHHIECPFSDEHSDNEPGTATFAANAGGTKTKGFVVSCLHSHCKKRERTDVVRRMLDDGWLYAEDLTDPKFLLPALVLDDVDRAVERLNRDHALVELGSNLRVLRETSGRDGVFKVAYLKIPDFRTKFANDTVLVGGKPTCVADLWLRHPSRRAYEEIVFSPGEEREGAFNLWRGFPIEPDPNASCELFLAHLKDNICRGDETLFNWLVGFFAHIVQKPWEKPDVVPVFQGAKGTGKSIVGEIIGALMPAYRVKVSTPDHLTGRFNVHLDKALLVLVEEAFWAGDKRAESALKDLITAETVRIEPKGVDSFEVKSCARMLMTSNSDWVVPATPGERRFAVFDVADARKQDHGYFAAMIAERDAGGLRALMHHLRTFDLNSVNVRQAPKTDANRDQILLGLESYQAWWRECLERGRIDHLGKWPVAQVKQDLFDTYRRYTKNEHLSYAAKPDAFWKALKRMAPGAETGRQSHGSRLWTLRLGSLDERRAEFDKFIGHKLDWPDIQPDDQIL; encoded by the coding sequence ATGTCGCCGCCAACGCCGATGCTGCGCAGCACTCCTATCATAAGCGCGCCGCCGCCTCGCGCGATTCTTGAGCCAGCCAAACCGCTTAAAGTTCGTGCCGACGTCGCCGAGAAAGCGACCAGGGCCCCGGTGCATCCGGCCTCCGCACCCGCGTCCTTACAGCGCGCGGACGAACCGGCCGACCTGACGCCTGAGCAGCGAAAAGATTTCAAGGAATTGGCAAACACATATCTGCAGCAAGGACACGCCGGCCGCTTGGCTTGGGCTTTCCAAGCGGGGCTGCCCGAGCTTGAGGCCGTCGCCAGCCGCGGTGCAACGCCATCGCAGGACCTTTGTGCCCGCATCGGGTATGCCTTGGTTACCGACTGCCTCCCCCCAGCGCCGGACATAGATGATGCCGAGGTTCAGGTAACCTTCGGTAAAAGCAAAACGGACAACTCCGCAGCGAGCCGAAAGACGCTCTCACCGACGGCTCTATTGGAACTCGTCACCCGGCATAGGGAGGGCTTGAAAGATGGCCCTTGCGTGATCCCGGCGACGTTTCGGGGTCCGACGCGGGCGAAAAGCGCCGCGGAACGCATCGATATTATGATGCTCGATCTCGACACTGGAGCACTGCCAATCGACGAAATAGAAAAGCGTCTCCGCGGGCTCGGTTTGGCCGCCGCAATCGCCTCCACGTACTCGCACATGACGACTGAATATAAAGCCAAGAAAGCGGATTGGTCTAAGTTTCTCGCGGGACATCCGGGCGAAGGCGCTCCCGAATTCCTTCGCTTGTTGGGTTACGCCTCCGCGGTCTGTGCGGGCGCCACAGTTGTCAGAATTGACGATGGCGAAGAAGGCTTTGTTCATTTCAGACACGGACCTTGCGCGAAGTTTCGGGTTACCCTTCTGCTGGCGCGCCCGTGGCTAGCAGCGGATTACAAGACCGAGGGCAAGCCAGATCAGAACAAAGCGAATGAGGCGTGGGAAGCTCTCTATAGGAACACGGCGGCCGCTCTTGGCTTCGAGTTCGATCGGTCTTGCATCGACCCGTCCCATCTGTTTTTTCTGCCGCGGCATCCGCCAGGTGGCCCCAAGCCCGTCTCGCGCATAATCCACGGTAGGACCCTGGACCCTTGGGCGCTTCCGGATGCAACGAAACCGATTGCTGCGCCCGAGCAAGCCCGCGGCAAGGGAACGCGGCGGGACGCGCTTTGGAGCGATAAAGAAACGGGCGAAGTTATCGACCTTGTGAAATGGGCCGCCGAATTTGGCCCGCGCTTCAAAATCGTCGACGCACTGAGATCCCGCGTGCCTGATGTGTTTGTCGAGCATGTCTCGGAGGGAAAGCATCATATAGAATGCCCGTTCTCTGACGAGCATTCCGACAATGAACCCGGTACAGCGACTTTTGCCGCCAACGCTGGCGGGACGAAGACCAAAGGCTTCGTCGTGAGCTGCTTGCACAGTCATTGCAAAAAACGCGAACGAACGGACGTCGTGAGGAGGATGCTCGATGACGGCTGGCTTTATGCCGAGGACCTGACCGATCCGAAATTCTTGCTTCCCGCTCTTGTGCTCGACGACGTTGATCGAGCGGTTGAGAGGTTGAACAGAGATCATGCTCTCGTTGAGCTCGGCAGCAACTTGAGGGTTCTGCGTGAAACGAGCGGGCGTGACGGGGTTTTCAAGGTGGCTTACCTCAAAATTCCCGACTTCCGCACCAAGTTCGCGAACGACACCGTGCTCGTCGGTGGAAAGCCAACGTGCGTTGCGGACCTTTGGCTAAGACACCCTTCACGCAGGGCCTACGAGGAGATCGTCTTCTCGCCGGGTGAAGAGCGCGAAGGGGCTTTTAACCTTTGGCGCGGATTTCCAATCGAACCTGATCCCAATGCCAGTTGTGAGCTATTTTTGGCTCATCTTAAAGACAATATATGCCGTGGCGACGAGACCCTTTTTAATTGGCTAGTGGGTTTCTTCGCGCACATCGTTCAGAAGCCGTGGGAAAAACCGGACGTAGTGCCTGTCTTTCAGGGGGCCAAAGGCACCGGCAAATCGATCGTCGGCGAGATCATTGGCGCCCTCATGCCGGCGTATAGGGTCAAGGTCTCCACGCCCGATCACCTGACCGGGCGGTTCAACGTACACTTAGACAAAGCGCTGCTGGTCCTGGTTGAAGAAGCCTTTTGGGCCGGGGACAAAAGAGCCGAAAGCGCGCTCAAAGACTTGATCACGGCGGAAACTGTCCGGATTGAGCCAAAGGGCGTCGACTCGTTCGAAGTCAAAAGCTGTGCCCGCATGCTCATGACGTCCAACAGCGATTGGGTGGTGCCGGCCACCCCAGGAGAAAGGCGCTTCGCGGTGTTCGACGTCGCCGACGCGAGGAAACAAGATCACGGTTATTTCGCCGCGATGATAGCTGAGCGTGACGCCGGTGGCTTGAGAGCTCTCATGCATCATTTGAGAACGTTCGATCTTAACTCCGTGAATGTGCGCCAAGCGCCTAAGACCGATGCGAACCGCGACCAAATTCTCTTGGGGCTGGAAAGCTATCAGGCCTGGTGGCGCGAGTGTCTGGAGCGAGGCCGTATCGACCATCTCGGCAAATGGCCAGTGGCACAAGTGAAGCAGGATTTATTCGACACCTACCGCCGATATACAAAAAATGAACACCTTTCGTACGCCGCCAAACCAGATGCGTTTTGGAAAGCACTAAAACGAATGGCGCCCGGCGCGGAGACGGGAAGGCAGTCACACGGCTCCCGACTCTGGACGCTTAGGCTCGGGAGCTTGGACGAACGGCGCGCGGAGTTCGATAAATTTATCGGCCACAAGTTGGATTGGCCGGACATCCAGCCCGATGACCAGATACTCTAG
- a CDS encoding HGGxSTG domain-containing protein, with amino-acid sequence MKKINAERVASGARCGARRRSDGAPCQQIVLFPNGRCRLHGGKTPKGKHWHKVQYPGPGTPIEAAMRKESDVAKRRKKRAQARAEKLAAMTPEQRARYDHQFAKRVMTPGPAAPRIRTRKAREQAKWVQELIAPPAEPQKAQKPIRTTEAELGPSAESVGRFKPVPISTAKLRELFP; translated from the coding sequence ATGAAGAAAATCAACGCCGAGCGGGTAGCCTCCGGCGCGCGTTGCGGCGCCCGCCGCAGGAGCGACGGCGCCCCTTGCCAACAGATCGTCTTATTTCCCAACGGCCGCTGCCGCCTCCATGGCGGAAAGACGCCCAAGGGAAAGCACTGGCACAAGGTCCAATATCCGGGGCCGGGGACGCCGATAGAAGCTGCGATGCGCAAAGAGAGCGATGTTGCAAAGCGCCGGAAGAAACGGGCCCAAGCCCGCGCGGAAAAACTTGCTGCGATGACGCCGGAGCAACGCGCCCGCTACGATCATCAATTCGCAAAGCGCGTCATGACGCCCGGACCAGCGGCGCCGCGCATTCGGACTCGCAAAGCGCGAGAGCAAGCCAAATGGGTCCAGGAATTGATAGCGCCGCCGGCGGAGCCGCAGAAGGCGCAAAAGCCTATCCGCACGACCGAAGCGGAGCTTGGGCCTTCAGCGGAGTCCGTTGGCCGTTTTAAACCCGTCCCGATTTCCACCGCCAAACTGAGAGAGCTATTCCCATGA
- a CDS encoding recombinase family protein produces the protein MASGAFVSYLRVSTQKQGASGLGLEAQRAAIAQFLNGGNWSIAAEFVEVESGKNNDRAKLADAIKACRVYGAKLLIAKLDRLSRDAHFLLGLQKADVRFVAADMPEANELTIGIMAVVAQAERKMISERTKVALAAAKARGTKLGGYRGAPIDDAGREAAAVSLKAIADGRAADLAPTITELRAAGVTSLGGLAKALTARGIPTARGKLVWSPAQVSRLLARQ, from the coding sequence ATGGCAAGCGGAGCGTTCGTCAGTTACCTTCGTGTCAGTACGCAAAAGCAGGGCGCCAGCGGCCTTGGTCTTGAAGCGCAGAGAGCGGCCATCGCTCAATTCCTCAACGGGGGCAATTGGTCGATCGCGGCTGAATTCGTTGAGGTGGAAAGCGGCAAAAACAATGACCGCGCAAAGCTGGCCGATGCCATTAAGGCCTGTCGCGTCTACGGCGCGAAGCTGCTTATCGCCAAGTTGGATCGTCTGAGCCGTGACGCCCATTTCTTGCTCGGCCTGCAAAAGGCGGATGTTCGGTTCGTCGCCGCCGACATGCCTGAGGCCAACGAATTGACCATCGGTATTATGGCTGTGGTCGCCCAAGCCGAGCGCAAGATGATCAGTGAGCGCACCAAGGTGGCTCTCGCGGCCGCCAAGGCGCGCGGAACGAAGCTGGGCGGATACCGTGGGGCGCCAATAGACGATGCCGGCAGAGAAGCTGCAGCTGTGTCGCTCAAAGCCATTGCGGATGGGCGCGCTGCCGACCTGGCTCCCACGATAACAGAGCTTCGCGCTGCAGGCGTGACTTCGTTAGGCGGCCTTGCGAAAGCGCTGACAGCGCGAGGCATCCCCACCGCTCGCGGGAAGCTCGTTTGGAGCCCGGCGCAGGTCAGCCGGCTCCTAGCGAGGCAATAA
- a CDS encoding IS5 family transposase produces MERCAQGLRAAQDALQSLHPLEPARRLRPHIRRARWRRSKARAHHDRRHASEGASHSGEPAQKGALPRRIGRTKGGLNSKLHVVCDGAGKPLVMLLSEGQMSDHKGARLMLKALPPASMLIADRGYDSNWFRAALKARGVEPCIPPTRSRKLPIAYDKTLYRQRHKIENMFAKLKDWRRIATRYDRCAHTFFSAICIAAAVLFYLNQ; encoded by the coding sequence ATGGAAAGATGCGCCCAAGGATTACGGGCCGCACAAGACGCTTTACAATCGCTTCATCCGCTGGAGCCGGCTCGGCGTCTTCGACCGCATATTCGCCGCGCTCGCTGGCGAAGGTCCAAAGCCCGAGCGCATCATGATCGACGCCACGCATCTGAAGGCGCATCGCACAGCGGCGAGCCTGCTCAAAAAGGGGCTCTTCCCCGCCGTATCGGGCGCACGAAAGGCGGACTGAACTCGAAGCTCCACGTCGTTTGCGACGGCGCCGGCAAGCCCCTCGTCATGTTGCTCTCGGAGGGCCAGATGAGCGACCACAAGGGCGCGCGGCTGATGCTCAAGGCTTTACCGCCCGCTTCAATGTTGATCGCCGACAGGGGCTACGACAGCAACTGGTTCCGCGCCGCGCTGAAGGCCAGGGGCGTCGAGCCCTGCATCCCGCCAACCAGAAGCCGCAAGCTTCCCATTGCCTATGACAAGACGCTCTACCGCCAGCGTCACAAAATCGAGAACATGTTCGCCAAGCTCAAGGACTGGCGGCGCATCGCAACCCGCTATGATCGATGCGCCCACACCTTCTTCTCCGCCATCTGCATCGCAGCCGCCGTCCTCTTCTATCTCAATCAATGA
- a CDS encoding carboxylesterase family protein — MSTKKPKVGKFLTRIQMLAFAVIAAMATTTVSHAEEVYATSEHGRVVGLKTAVDNQFLGIRYAQPPVGNLRWRPPAPLPPSQATIAAQAFGNHCPQLASPFGVESITEDCLFLNVFTPLRKEGDRHSVPVMVWIHGGAFVAGESDDFDPARLVEQGVVVVTINFRLGALGFLAQPALDAEGHAAINYGLLDQQAALRWVRENIAGFGGDPRNVTLFGESSGGLSVLSNLVSPAAAGLFDQAIVESGAYGLILPTRAQAEALGSAIAAQAGCPDQTSACLRSLSVSQLLANQGPGTATTIVDGTILPRSIDVGLRDGIFNRVPLLIGSNHDEGRLFVATGFDLVAGPLTASQYPTVIADTFGSVANDVLAEYPLSAFPSADLALATIETDAIFSCNTIRAGRLASEFVKVFAYEFNDENAPQLLLPPVSFPYGATHASELPFLFDRFTQPGNRTAPSALSAPEQTLATSMVSYWTNFAIHGDPTGPGVRPWVGTRPFDAIQSFIPPLPRSESEQTVTTDHKCRFWQPIISKQPIPLP, encoded by the coding sequence ATGAGCACTAAAAAACCAAAAGTTGGAAAATTCCTGACACGAATACAAATGCTGGCGTTCGCAGTGATTGCCGCGATGGCGACCACGACAGTTTCTCACGCGGAGGAGGTCTACGCGACCAGTGAGCACGGGCGCGTGGTAGGCCTGAAGACCGCGGTTGACAATCAATTCCTCGGCATCCGCTACGCTCAACCTCCGGTGGGAAACCTCCGCTGGCGTCCGCCCGCGCCGCTGCCCCCTTCTCAGGCGACGATTGCGGCTCAAGCCTTTGGCAACCATTGCCCACAGCTTGCCTCCCCCTTTGGCGTTGAAAGCATAACGGAAGACTGCCTTTTCCTGAATGTTTTTACGCCGCTGCGAAAAGAAGGGGATCGTCACAGCGTGCCTGTAATGGTCTGGATCCATGGTGGCGCATTCGTAGCCGGTGAAAGTGACGATTTCGATCCGGCAAGGCTTGTAGAACAGGGGGTCGTTGTCGTCACGATCAATTTCCGACTCGGCGCACTCGGCTTCCTGGCCCAGCCGGCGTTGGATGCGGAGGGGCACGCGGCTATAAATTATGGTCTACTCGACCAACAGGCGGCCCTACGCTGGGTGCGCGAGAATATTGCCGGGTTCGGTGGCGACCCGCGCAACGTGACGCTTTTCGGCGAATCATCCGGAGGGTTGAGCGTGCTGTCCAATCTCGTCTCTCCGGCCGCTGCAGGACTGTTCGACCAGGCCATTGTTGAAAGCGGCGCGTATGGTTTGATCTTGCCGACGCGCGCGCAGGCCGAGGCCCTAGGCTCTGCCATTGCCGCTCAGGCTGGTTGCCCTGACCAAACAAGTGCATGTCTGCGTAGCCTCTCAGTTTCACAATTGCTTGCCAACCAAGGACCTGGAACAGCCACCACTATCGTGGACGGCACGATCTTGCCCCGGTCAATCGATGTTGGGCTGCGTGACGGCATCTTCAACCGGGTGCCTCTGCTGATCGGTTCAAATCATGACGAGGGTCGACTGTTCGTCGCCACAGGGTTTGACTTAGTTGCGGGCCCGTTGACAGCATCGCAATACCCGACGGTTATCGCGGACACATTTGGAAGCGTAGCCAACGACGTTCTTGCCGAGTACCCGCTCTCCGCCTTCCCTAGCGCGGACCTCGCCCTAGCGACGATCGAGACCGATGCGATCTTCTCCTGCAACACTATCCGGGCCGGCCGATTGGCATCGGAATTCGTCAAAGTCTTCGCCTATGAATTTAACGACGAGAACGCGCCACAGCTGCTACTTCCGCCGGTGAGCTTTCCTTACGGCGCGACCCATGCCAGTGAACTTCCGTTTCTGTTCGATAGGTTCACTCAGCCCGGCAATCGCACAGCTCCTTCAGCATTGTCCGCCCCGGAGCAAACCCTCGCGACATCGATGGTCAGCTATTGGACGAATTTCGCGATTCATGGCGACCCGACTGGCCCCGGCGTACGACCCTGGGTGGGCACACGGCCTTTTGATGCGATCCAATCATTCATACCTCCACTGCCTCGATCGGAATCGGAACAGACGGTCACAACTGATCACAAGTGTCGATTCTGGCAGCCAATCATCAGCAAACAGCCTATCCCGCTCCCATAG